The following proteins are encoded in a genomic region of Ctenopharyngodon idella isolate HZGC_01 chromosome 12, HZGC01, whole genome shotgun sequence:
- the ep300a gene encoding histone acetyltransferase p300 isoform X3, with the protein MAENVLDSGPPSAKRPKLSSPALSASASDGNDFGSLFDLEHDLPDELISSSELSLENGGDLGQLHANLGSGGGAIGGVVSSGQDAAAKHKQLSELLRHGPAPAAPQQGAMCSPAGASMGLFGNMKSSPGTQGMGPQGQQHLSPQQVALMQHQQMAGMVGNMNRNMLGPQKGNGQQQPGGPMPQQQNMLGAQMMNGSPRIGHHNPGMGSNSNLLAEALQQQQTVGVQGGLRAQQPGAMNKMGMNAGSGPYGGPYGQPASQGLGVAGLAPQLQNKVGLSNSPAQFNLDKKPQPMQGIPGMQASQLSPAGAAGGAGTGGMVPNAQGTLGPGSAASAVSAAAVGGVPPAADPEKRKLIQQQLVLLLHAHKCQRREQANGEVRQCNLPHCRTMKNVLNHMTHCQAGKSCQVAHCASSRQIISHWKNCTRHDCPVCLPLKNAGDKRNQQSESLLGSGGVGLNSSLGNVTGGPPSAPNLNTQGQIDPSSIERAYAALGLTYQGNQATPQPVQQTQRAMNTMGANPMGVNGAVGGQSQNQQSNLLQDTMLHLNMNSQSLMNDSAVGSMPVANPAASAGMRKSWHEDITQDLRNHLVHKLVQAIFPTPDPAALKDRRMENLVAYARKVEGDMYESANSRAEYYHLLAEKIYKIQKELEEKRRTRLQKQGMPPTGLPQGPTGIGQPGPPTGLPTNGPLSDPSMVRPTGPNQMNRMPNAAGMNPFGNHMGMQSMRSTPPLPLNTALNQGSMGTGRMPQPNVAQMQNQYMQPGQFQGSSPSLGAGSVDMAHPGNDGAITQGQMPTLSSLPVGSPLAQPGSAGGAGSGSSVGSLGPNSISGVPPASTPTQSINLPHCPPVHQNSPSPAHSRTPTPTPGSQTPQPHTPSLPQLATTGSQQQLPPSTTSDNVMQPQQQSLGGGTPPGVSHSGLSTPNGSQHPRTPLSHKGSLPVDGQAATPASVSSADGSFQQGPSDSTASFEPKVEVKQKEEEDEDEEAMMGGRTGKQEDIKTEEKPEIKKEEPLTDGVPMETSSTAAGEDKKPEIKTEPKEEEEGSGSTVTHSSPSGVPNKKKIFKPEELRQALMPTLESLYRQDPESLPFRQPVDPSLLGIPDYFDIVKNPMDLSTIKRKLDTGQYQEPWQYVDDIWLMFNNAWLYNRKTSRVYKYCSKLAEVFEQEIDPVMQSLGYCCGRKFEFSPQTLCCYGKQLCTIPRDAAYFCYQNSSPKYGLLADRYHFCEKCFNEIQGETVSLGDDPSQTQTSINKDQFEKKKNDTLDPELFVECMDCGRKMHQICVLHNDTIWPSGFVCDGCLKKSNKTRKENKYAAKRLPQTKLGNYLETRVNDFLKRHNHPESGEVTIRVVHVSDKVVEVKPGMKSRFVDSGEMAESFPYRTKALFAFEDVDGVDVCFFGMHVQEYGSDCPPPNQRRVYISYLDSVHFFQPRCLRTGVYHEILIGYLEYAKKQGFTTGHIWACPPSEGDDYIFHCHPADQKIPKPKRLQEWYKKMLDKAVAERIVHDYKDIFKQATEDRLTSAKELPYFEGDFWPNVLEESIKELEQEEEERKREENSTSNESVDTTKGDSKNAKKKNNKKTSKNKSSLSRANKKKPGMPNVSNDLSQKLYATMEKHKEVFFVIRLIAAPNSNALLPIVDLDPLMACDLMDGRDAFLTLARDKHLEFSSLRRSKWSTMCMLVELHNQSQDRFVYTCNECKHHVETRFHCTVCEDYDLCITCYNTKGHEHKMEKLGLGLDDESNSQAASSTQNPGDSRRLSIQRCIQSLVHACQCRNANCSLPSCQKMKRVVQHTKGCKRKTNGGCPICKQLIALCCYHAKHCQENKCPVPFCLNIKQKLRQQQLQHRLQQAQMVRRRMASMQRTGQQLPGGNGGLPSPGNGSTTGPSTPTPSSQPPTPQPPTQLCQPPATQPGVGGVPSKQQQQMAGMAHQYQQMSGSGGMMNSPQQPMIPQQQQPTSVQHLQHANNLPPYVQRPPGSSPLSQSMGKPGMVPGGFPQQQQSSLGQPVMPQHQQPGPPPAAVEIAMKIQRVAESQRQMAQQKILQRNQAPGMMPPHGLHQGPQTQSQMSMNLPGAAMVGPQGIPSQTQAAVARTHMDQQQGMITASMQQQAGTQSQLPQVQLHQAQQGAPQLQGTPQQPWTGPGMPPQQRPGVMNQIGLQGMVASQQQQQQAVVQQQQQGHSAVMGMMSGQGAAALAGAGPGNHSQAALLELVRTLRLPSSPHQQQQVLNILRSNPQLMATFIRQRVPRYLGRGGPGAGGVGVPGGPGGGPGLIDGQQMSANPAAAQGSMHMPQGNSMPINQLQQQQQQQQLQQRSMMSGNLQQQQQMAALQQQQQQQQQQQQQQQQQQQQQQQQQQQQQQQGVMPNQGPNMSNISPQFREMMRRHLQQQQQQQQQQQQQQQQQQQHMGNHAQFQHPQPPQQQGYLGQSGMPPQQPGQPQPGGLQQQQGGTQPGTQQNYSGSVSHQQVAAALQQRLQHQQLQMQQQQSAMAGLQGADGGPGGGGPLQQQQMQSAPIGSQPPGMLQQAFQQRLLQQQQSHLGGGSPAQHNPMSPQQPQQQMSQSPHLQGQQLPNSLSNQVRSPQPSPRPQSQPPNSSPSPRLQPQPSPHHISPQTQTGSPHPGHLSQHHSAVHPPQQQPQASQQQQQANAMDQGSFGADQSAMLSQLGGMGALHGQGTNDMLTNNQDMGSNMNHSLDLM; encoded by the exons TGGCCCCTCAGCTCCAGAACAAAGTAGGTCTGTCCAACAGTCCAGCCCAGTTTAACCTCGACAAGAAACCCCAGCCTATGCAGGGCATACCTGGCATG CAGGCTTCTCAGCTTTCCCCAGCGGGCGCTGCCGGAGGAGCAGGAACGGGCGGCATGGTGCCCAATGCCCAAGGAACTCTCGGCCCCGGATCAGCTGCATCAGCCGTGTCTGCAGCAGCGGTGGGAGGTGTTCCTCCAGCAGCCGATCCAGAAAAGCGCAAACTCATACAGCAGCAGCTGGTGCTTTTGCTTCATGCACACAAGTGCCAGCGGAGGGAGCAGGCCAACGGGGAAGTACGGCAGTGTAACCTGCCCCACTGTCGCACCATGAAGAACGTCCTCAACCACATGACGCACTGCCAGGCTGGCAAATCTTGCCAAG TGGCACACTGTGCCTCTTCCAGACAGATAATCTCTCACTGGAAGAACTGCACGCGGCATGACTGCCCTGTATGTCTACCTTTGAAAAATGCAGGAGACAAGAGGAATCAacagagtgagt CTTTGCTAGGCTCTGGAGGTGTGGGGTTAAATTCTTCTTTGGGTAATGTAACTGGTGGTCCGCCCAGTGCCCCCAATCTCAATACCCAAGGGCAGATAGACCCCAGCTCCATCGAGAGGGCTTACGCGGCCCTGGGCCTCACATACCAGGGAAACCAGGCTACCCCTCAGCCTGTCCAACAAACACAACGGGCAATGAACACCATGG GAGCGAATCCCATGGGAGTAAATGGGGCTGTGGGTGGTCAGTCTCAGAATCAGCAGTCTAACCTTCTCCAGGATACAATGTTGCATCTGAACATGAACTCACAGAG TTTGATGAATGACAGTGCTGTGGGGTCTATGCCTGTGGCCAACCCTGCTGCCAGTGCTGGCATGAGGAAGAGTTGGCATGAGGACATCACCCAGGATCTACGCAACCACCTGGTGCACAAACT AGTCCAAGCCATTTTTCCCACTCCAGACCCAGCTGCACTGAAAGACCGGCGGATGGAGAATCTAGTGGCCTATGCGCGTAAAGTCGAAGGGGATATGTATGAGTCCGCTAATAGCAGG GCGGAGTATTATCACCTGCTGGCGGAGAAGATATATAAAATCCAGAAGGAACTGGAAGAGAAGCGAAGGACACGGTTACAGAAACAGGGCATGCCCCCTACTGGCCTGCCGCAAGGGCCCACAGGGATTGGTCAGCCAGGGCCACCCACAGGATTGCCTACTA ATGGTCCTCTTTCCGATCCTTCGATGGTGCGGCCTACTGGTCCAAACCAGATGAACAGGATGCCGAATGCTGCTG GCATGAATCCGTTTGGGAACCATATGGGAATGCAGTCCATGAGATCTACACCTCCTCTTCCACTCAACACAGCTCTTAACCAG GGAAGCATGGGCACTGGGAGGATGCCACAACCGAATGTTGCACAGATGCAAAATCAGTACATGCAACCTGGACAGTTTCAAGGTTCAAGTCCAAGTCTTGGTGCTGGATCTGTTGACATGGCTCACCCAGGAAATGATGGCGCTATTACTCAA GGGCAAATGCCTACTTTATCATCTTTACCAGTTGGCAGTCCTTTAGCCCAGCCTGGGTCTGCTGGAGGGGCAGGCAGCGGGTCCTCGGTGGGCTCTCTGGGTCCCAACAGCATAAGTGGGGTTCCTCCAGCGTCCACCCCAACACAGTCTATCAACCTCCCCCACTGTCCGCCCGTCCACCAGAATTCTCCTTCTCCAGCACATAGCCgcacacccacacccacaccaGGCTCCCAGACACCCCAGCCCCATACACCCAGTCTACCCCAGTTAGCCACGACCGGCAGTCAGCAGCAGTTACCTCCGTCCACCACTTCTGACAATGTCATGCAACCTCAGCAGCAGTCATTAGGAGGAGGAACTCCTCCCGGTGTTTCTCATAGTGGCCTCTCCACGCCAAATGGCAGCCAGCATCCCCGCACTCCG TTGTCTCATAAAGGTTCTCTGCCAGTGGACGGCCAGGCTGCTACCCCTGCCTCTGTCAGCAGTGCAGATGGATCATTTCAGCAGGGTCCTTCAGACTCCACAGCCTCCTTTGAGCCCAAGGTGGAGGTCAAGCagaaagaggaggaggatgaggatgaagaAGCCATGATGGGAGGAAGAACTGGAAAGCAGGAAGACATTAAAACTGAGGAGAAGCCTGAG ATAAAGAAAGAGGAGCCGTTAACTGATGGTGTCCCAATGGAGACATCTTCCACTGCAGCTGGGGAGGACAAAAAGCCAGAGATAAAGACTGAGcctaaagaagaagaagagggtTCAGGGTCCACAGTTACCCACAGTTCACCTTCTGGAGTCCCtaacaaaaagaaaa TTTTTAAACCAGAGGAGCTGAGACAGGCCCTGATGCCCACACTGGAGTCTCTTTACCGCCAGGACCCCGAGTCTCTGCCCTTCCGCCAGCCTGTGGACCCTTCACTGCTGGGAATACCA GACTATTTTGACATTGTGAAGAATCCTATGGACTTGTCTACTATAAAACGGAAGCTCGACACGGGCCAGTACCAGGAGCCGTGGCAGTACGTGGATGACATCTGGCTCATGTTTAACAACGCCTGGCTGTACAATCGCAAGACGTCACGAGTCTACAAGTACTGCTCCAAGCTGGCGGAGGTGTTTGAGCAGGAGATCGACCCAGTCATGCAGAGCCTTGGCTACTGTTGTGGGAGAAAG TTTGAGTTTTCTCCCCAAACTCTGTGCTGCTATGGGAAGCAGCTGTGCACTATACCACGAGATGCTGCTTACTTTTGTTATCAGAACAG TTCACCAAAATATGGGCTTCTTGCTGACAGGTACCACTTCTGTGAGAAGTGTTTCAATGAGATCCAGGGTGAGACTGTGTCCTTGGGAGATGACCCATCCCAAACTCAAAC ATCGATCAACAAGGATCAGtttgaaaagaagaaaaatgacaCACTCGACCCTGAGCT ATTTGTGGAATGTATGGATTGTGGTCGGAAGATGCATCAGATCTGTGTTTTGCACAATGACACTATATGGCCTTCAGG CTTTGTGTGTGATGGTTGTCTGAAGAAGTCTAACAAGACCCGTAAAGAGAATAAATATGCTGCTAAAA GGCTTCCACAGACCAAACTAGGCAACTACTTGGAAACACGGGTTAATGACTTTCTGAAGCGACATAATCACCCAGAGTCTGGTGAAGTCACTattcgtgttgttcatgtctcAGACAAAGTGGTAGAAGTCAAACCAGGCATGAAGTCTAG GTTTGTGGATAGTGGGGAGATGGCAGAATCTTTCCCATACAGAACGAAAGCTTTATTTGCATTTGAGGATGTTGATGGTGTTGATGTCTGCTTTTTTGGGATGCACGTGCAAGAGTATGGCTCAGATTGTCCACCCCCTAATCAAAG ACGAGTTTACATATCCTACCTGGACAGTGTCCACTTCTTTCAGCCACGCTGTCTGAGAACAGGCGTGTACCATGAGATTCTTATAGGATATCTGGAGTATGCCAAAAAACAAGG gTTTACCACAGGGCACATCTGGGCTTGCCCTCCTAGTGAAGGAGATGATTACATCTTCCACTGTCACCCTGCAGACCAGAAGATACCCAAGCCCAAGCGGCTTCAGGAGTGGTATAAAAAGATGCTGGATAAAGCCGTAGCGGAGCGCATCGTGCATGACTATAAG gacaTATTCAAACAAGCAACAGAGGATCGTCTCACCAGCGCCAAAGAACTGCCCTATTTTGAGGGTGATTTCTGGCCCAATGTGCTTGAAGAGAGTATCAAAGAACTGGAGCAAGAAGAGGAGGAAAGGAAGAGGGAGGAGAACAGCACGTCCAATGAGAGTGTTGAT ACAACAAAAGGTGACAGCAAAAATGCCAAGAAAAAGAACAACAAGAAGACGAGCAAGAACAAAAGCAGTTTAAGCCGAGCCAACAAAAAGAAGCCGGGGATGCCAAATGTGTCCAATGACCTTTCACAGAAACTCTATGCCACAATGGAAAAGCACAAAGAG GTGTTCTTTGTTATTCGGCTGATTGCAGCACCCAACTCCAATGCACTTCTGCCCATTGTTGACCTGGATCCTTTGATGGCGTGTGATTTGATGGATGGTCGCGATGCCTTCCTAACACTTGCACGGGATAAACACCTGGAGTTTTCTTCATTGCGGCGCTCCAAATGGAGCACTATGTGCATGCTGGTTGAACTGCACAACCAGAGCCAGGACCGCTTTGTCTATACCTGCAATGAGTGCAAACACCATGTTGAAACTCGCTTCCATTGCACTGTGTGTGAG GACTATGATCTCTGCATCACTTGCTATAATACAAAAGGTCACGAGCACAAGATGGAGAAACTGGGCTTGGGGTTGGACGACGAAAGCAACAGTCAGGCTGCTTCCTCAACGCAGAATCCTGGAGACTCACGCCGTCTCAGTATTCAGCGGTGCATCCAGTCTCTAGTGCATGCTTGTCAGTGCCGCAATGCCAACTGCTCACTTCCATCTTGCCAGAAAATGAAACGTGTAGTTCAACATACCAAAGGCTGCAAGCGCAAAACCAATGGTGGTTGTCCTATTTGCAAGCAGCTCATCGCACTCTGTTGTTACCATGCAAAACACTGCCAAGAGAACAAGTGTCCTGTGCCATTCTGCCTCAATATCAAGCAGAAACTGCGACAACAACAGCTCCAGCACAGGCTACAGCAGGCCCAGATGGTGCGTAGAAGAATGGCCAGCATGCAAAGGACAGGCCAGCAGCTTCCGGGAGGCAATGGTGGGCTGCCATCTCCTGGGAACGGTAGTACTACTGGTCCGAGCACACCAACACCAAGCAGTCAGCCTCCTACCCCACAGCCGCCCACTCAGCTATGCCAGCCTCCAGCAACTCAACCTGGGGTTGGAGGTGTTCCATCAAAGCAGCAACAGCAGATGGCAGGGATGGCCCATCAGTACCAGCAAATGTCTGGAAGTGGTGGGATGATGAACTCCCCGCAACAGCCCATGATcccacagcagcagcagccaaCATCGGTTCAGCATCTTCAGCATGCCAACAACCTTCCTCCATATGTGCAAAGACCTCCAGGCTCCTCTCCACTTTCTCAGTCAATGGGAAAGCCAGGCATGGTGCCAGGCGGCTTCCCTCAACAGCAACAGTCGAGCCTAGGACAGCCTGTGATGCCGCAACATCAGCAACCTGGCCCTCCACCTGCTGCAGTAGAAATTGCCATGAAAATTCAACGAGTCGCAGAGTCTCAACGGCAAATGGCTCAGCAAAAGATCTTGCAAAGAAACCAGGCTCCTGGCATGATGCCTCCACATGGCCTGCATCAGGGTCCCCAGACACAAAGCCAGATGAGCATGAACCTTCCTGGAGCTGCAATGGTTGGACCTCAGGGAATTCCATCCCAGACACAAGCAGCAGTGGCACGAACTCACATGGATCAGCAGCAGGGAATGATTACAGCAAGCATGCAGCAGCAGGCAGGAACTCAGTCTCAGCTCCCTCAAGTCCAGTTGCATCAGGCGCAGCAAGGAGCACCTCAACTTCAGGGGACGCCACAGCAGCCGTGGACTGGTCCTGGTATGCCTCCTCAGCAGAGACCTGGGGTAATGAACCAAATAGGTCTGCAAGGAATGGTTGCAtctcaacagcagcagcagcaggcagttgttcaacagcagcaacaagGGCATTCAGCGGTAATGGGTATGATGAGTGGCCAAGGAGCGGCTGCACTTGCAGGTGCTGGCCCTGGAAATCACTCTCAGGCTGCCTTACTGGAACTTGTAAGAACCTTAAGGTTACCCAGCTCTCCCCATCAACAACAGCAAGTCCTGAATATACTACGTTCAAACCCTCAGCTCATGGCAACCTTTATCAGGCAACGAGTTCCTAGGTACCTTGGTCGAGGAGGGCCTGGAGCAGGAGGTGTGGGTGTACCAGGAGGACCTGGTGGAGGTCCAGGGCTCATCGATGGCCAGCAAATGAGTGCAAATCCTGCGGCAGCTCAAGGAAGTATGCATATGCCACAAGGAAATAGCATGCCAATAAATCAGcttcagcagcagcaacagcagcagcaacttCAACAGCGGTCTATGATGAGTGGAAATTTGCAGCAACAACAGCAAATGGCAGcgttgcagcagcagcagcagcagcagcaacaacaacaacaacaacaacaacaacagcaacagcagcagcagcagcagcaacaacaacaacaacaacaaggtGTTATGCCCAATCAGGGACCCAACATGTCCAACATCTCTCCCCAGTTCAGAGAAATGATGAGGCGGCatttgcaacaacaacaacaacaacaacagcaacaacagcaacagcagcagcagcagcaacaacataTGGGAAACCATGCTCAGTTTCAGCATCCTCAACCACCCCAGCAGCAGGGTTATCTTGGCCAGTCTGGAATGCCCCCACAGCAGCCTGGCCAACCTCAGCCTGGTGGTCTCCAACAGCAGCAGGGAGGTACCCAGCCTGGGACCCAGCAAAACTACTCTGGGTCTGTGTCCCATCAGCAGGTTGCAGCAGCTCTGCAACAGAGGCTGCAGCATCAGCAACTCCagatgcagcagcagcagagtgCTATGGCAGGACTCCAAGGTGCTGATGGAGGTCCTGGAGGCGGTGGTCCCCTCCAGCAGCAACAGATGCAATCCGCTCCCATAGGTTCACAACCTCCGGGCATGCTTCAGCAAGCTTTCCAGCAACGGCTCCTTCAGCAGCAACAGTCACACCTAGGAGGAGGATCTCCTGCTCAACACAATCCCATGAGCCCTCAGCAGCCCCAGCAACAGATGTCCCAGTCTCCCCATTTGCAGGGCCAGCAGTTGCCCAATTCCCTAAGCAACCAAGTCCGCTCACCCCAGCCGTCACCTCGGCCCCAGTCCCAGCCACCAAACTCTAGTCCATCTCCTCGCTTGCAGCCCCAGCCATCGCCTCATCACATCTCGCCCCAGACCCAGACGGGGTCGCCTCACCCAGGTCACCTTTCTCAGCATCACAGTGCTGTGCACCCTCCACAGCAACAACCGCAGGCATCCCAACAGCAGCAACAGGCTAATGCGATGGACCAGGGCTCATTTGGAGCAGACCAGAGTGCCATGCTTTCACAGCTAGGTGGGATGGGAGCCTTACATGGGCAAGGGACAAATGACATGCTGACAAATAACCAAGATATGGGGTCGAACATGAATCATTCGTTAGATTTGATGTAA